A region from the Gossypium hirsutum isolate 1008001.06 chromosome A08, Gossypium_hirsutum_v2.1, whole genome shotgun sequence genome encodes:
- the LOC107933532 gene encoding F-box/kelch-repeat protein At3g61590 produces the protein MEGETSWNSHCADDMSKDIGEFDSFSELSDEGNKETIISVDSILPDDLLERILAYLPIASIFRAGSVCRRWHEIVSSKRFLWNFSHVLSQKPWYFMFTSSDEPVGYAYDPILRKWYSIELPCIQTPNWFIASSCGLVCFMDNDSRSELHVCNPITKICKKLQEPPGMKFSDYSALSLSVSRTSHNYTISIVKSKQVPGNFLQWDLSIHIYDSETMMWATSLTEVLTGWRGGDESVICDGVLYFLIYSTGVGTPENRHSLVTYNLSSRSSPLIRSLIPVPGPLTCGRLMDLKGKLVMVGGIGKPDRPDIIKGIGIWVLNGRNWVEVGRMPHKFFQGFGELDDVFASSGTDNLIYIQSYGAPALLVFDMNQKLWKWSLKCPVSKKFPLQLFTGFCFEPRLEIAP, from the coding sequence ATGGAAGGAGAGACTTCTTGGAACAGCCATTGCGCTGATGACATGTCTAAAGACATCGGTGAGTTTGATTCATTCTCGGAACTTAGTGATGAAGGTAATAAAGAAACGATCATTTCTGTAGACTCGATCCTACCCGATGACTTGTTGGAACGAATTTTGGCTTATCTTCCCATTGCTAGCATTTTCAGAGCTGGTTCCGTGTGTAGAAGATGGCATGAGATTGTCAGTTCCAAAAGATTTTTATGGAATTTTTCGCATGTCCTATCACAAAAGCCTTGGTATTTTATGTTCACAAGTTCTGATGAACCGGTTGGTTATGCCTATGATCCGATCCTCCGTAAATGGTACAGCATCGAGCTTCCATGCATTCAGACTCCAAACTGGTTTATTGCTTCATCGTGTGGATTGGTTTGTTTCATGGACAATGACAGTAGAAGCGAGTTGCATGTATGCAATCCGATTACCAAGATCTGCAAGAAGCTTCAGGAGCCCCCTGGTATGAAATTCTCTGACTATAGTGCACTGTCACTCTCGGTTAGCAGGACGTCTCACAATTATACGATATCCATTGTGAAATCTAAACAAGTCCCCGGAAACTTTCTCCAATGGGACCTTTCGATACACATTTATGATTCAGAAACAATGATGTGGGCAACCTCCTTGACTGAGGTTTTAACAGGATGGAGAGGTGGAGATGAAAGTGTGATCTGTGATGGGGTTTTATACTTTCTGATTTACTCAACCGGGGTTGGTACACCAGAAAACCGTCACAGCCTTGTTACATATAATCTCTCTAGCCGATCATCCCCATTGATACGGAGTCTTATTCCAGTACCAGGCCCGCTTACCTGTGGTCGTTTGATGGACCTCAAGGGGAAGCTGGTAATGGTGGGAGGGATCGGGAAGCCAGATCGACCAGATATAATCAAGGGCATTGGAATCTGGGTTCTTAATGGGAGGAATTGGGTAGAAGTCGGTCGCATGCCCCATAAGTTCTTCCAAGGATTTGGTGAGTTGGATGATGTTTTTGCTAGTAGTGGTACTGATAACCTCATATACATCCAAAGCTACGGTGCCCCAGCTCTTCTTGTTTTCGACATGAACCAGAAACTATGGAAATGGTCGCTCAAGTGTCCAGTCTCAAAGAAATTCCCTCTTCAGCTCTTCACTGGCTTTTGCTTTGAACCAAGGCTTGAAATTGCTCCATGA